A segment of the Halogeometricum sp. S3BR5-2 genome:
ATCCGACGTGTACGTCGCCGATTCGGCGCGCGTCCACGAGTCGGCCGTCGTCGAAGGGCCGGTCGTCATCGGCAAAGATTGCGATGTCGGTCCCGGTGCGGTTATCCGTCCGGGCACGTGTCTACAAGATAACGTCCATATCGGGGCCAACGCCGTCGTCGAGCGTTCCATCCTCTCGACGGACGCGCACGTGGGAGCGAACGTCCTCCTGCGCGACTCTGTCGTGGGGCCGGGCGCTCGCATCGGCGACTGCGTCGCCTCCCCGGGCGGACGAGCGGACGTCGTCGTCGACGGCCGCCTTTACACGGATCGACGAATCGGAAGCATAGTCGCCGACCGCGCCACGGTCGGTGCGAACGCGACGTTAACGGCAGGTAGCAGCGTCGGCGCCGAAGCCACCGTCGGTGCCGGCGTAGTCGTGGACGGAACCGTCCGCGAGAAGTCTGAGGTGGCAGCTTAACAATGTGTGGAATTACCGCGTGCATCGGGCAAGACGATTCGGTCGAACCGCTGTTGAACGGACTGCAAAAACTCGAATACCGGGGATACGACTCCGCCGGTGTCGCAGTCAAAAACGGGAGCAAGATACAACTGGACAAGAAAGTCGGCGAGGTGTCCGAACTGGTCGCGTCCATCGAGTCCGACCCCATCTCGGGTAACCTCGGCATCGGTCACACCCGCTGGGCCACCCACGGCGGCGTGACCGACGACAACGCGCACCCGCACACCGACGAGTCGGGTCGGGTCGCGGTCGTTCACAACGGCATCATCGGGAACTACCAGTCGCTTCGAAAGGAACTGGAGTCCCGCGGGCACGTCTTCGCGAGCGACACGGACACCGAAGTCGTCCCCCACCTCATCGAGGAGGAACTGAACAACGGTGCGACCGCCGAGGAGGCGTTCCGCTCGGCCATCGCTCGCCTCTCGGGTACGTACGCCATCGCCGCCATCGTCGGCGACGACGAGGCCATCTACGCGACGCGCTCGGGGTCGCCGCTCTGTCTCGGCATCGGGCCGGGGCAGTACTTCCTCGCCAGCGACGTCCCGGCGTTCGTCCAGCACACCGACCAGGTCGTCTACCTCCACGACGGCGACTTCGTCGCCATCGAACCCGACGGCTACGAGATAACCGACGGCGCGGGCCGCTCGGTCTCCCGCGAGGTCCAGCGTGTCGAGTGGAGCGCGGAGACGGCGAGCAAGGGCGGCTACGAGCACTTCATGCTCAAAGAGATACACGAGCAGCCCGGGTCGCTCCGCAACACCATCCACGGTCGGCTCAACGCGCTGACGGGGACCGTCGAACTCGACGAGTTCCCGCCGGAGTCGTTCGCGGACGTCGACCAGGTGCAGTTCGTCGGCATGGGTACCTCCTACCACGCCGCGATGTACGCCTCGTCGATGCTCTCCTCGCGCGGTGTTCCGGCGTACGCGTTCCAAGCCGGCGAGTACGGGCTGGTCCGACCGCCCGTCACCGAGGGAACGCTCGTCATCGCCGTCACGCAGAGCGGTGAGACGGCCGACACGCTCGACGCCATCCGCCGCGCGCAGAGCGCCGGAGCCGACACCGTCGCGGTCACGAACACCGTCGGTTCCTCCGTTACGCGCGAGTGCGACGACACGCTCCTCATCCGCGCCGGTCCCGAAATCGGCGTTGCCGCGACCAAGACGTTCTGTTCGCAGGTGACGGCGCTGTCGCTCCTCGGAGAGCGTCTCGTCGAGGACATCACCGGCACTCGGACCTCCGACGGCCGCGACCTGGTCGAGGCGCTCTCGCGGCTCCCCGGCCACGTCCAAGAGATTCTCGACACTTCCGTCGCGCCGGCGCTGGCGCAGGAACTCGAGGACAGCGACTCGTACTTCTTCATCGGCCGAGGCATCGGGCACTCGGCCGCGCTGGAGGGCGCGCTGAAGTTCAAAGAGATCACCTACGAACACGCGGAGGGCTTCGCCGCCTCGGAACTCAAGCACGGGCCGCTGGCGCTGGTCACACCGAACACGCCGGTGTTCGCGCTCTTCACCGGCTTCGAGGACGAGGCGACGCTCAGCAGTATGAAAGAGGTGCAGGCCCGCGGCGCCCCCGTCATCGCCGTCACGAGCAAGACGGACAGCGAGATAGCGGAGTTCGCCGACTACGTCCTCTCCATCCCGGAGACGCACCCCGACGTCGCCGGCATCCCCGCCAGCGTCCAACTCCAACTGGTCGCCTACCACGCCGCCGACCTGCTGGACCGACCCATCGACAAGCCGCGCAATCTGGCGAAGTCGGTCACCGTCCACTGAGCACCGAACGCGCATCGCCCATCGACTCGCTTCGGTCGCGGTGCGCACGCGGAACGAGCGGCTGTTTTTGACGATTGATTCGAACGTTTCCTCCGGACACGCAGAATAATGTGACGTTTAACGCCGAGAAGCCGTCTACAGCGGCCGCTCGCAGTTTTTGAAGTCAGTTCTCAACTTTGCGTAAGGGGAGCTTACGCCGACCGGTACGATCGTGCTACTTTTCCGAACCACCCGGTATGCTGTGATTACATAAGGGGGGTACTCTCGATAGATGCTCCTATGGCAGCGAGCACACATTGGGTCGCATCGTCGTCCCTCCTTCTCGAGGAGGTCGAAAGTGATGACCTTCTCGACGCACTCGGCGACGAAGTCGCGCGCGAGATTCTCGTCGCGGGTAAGGAAGGACCGGTCACGGCGGAGGAGCTGGCAGACTCCTGCGGCGTCTCCGAGTCCACCATCTACCGCCGTCTCGACCGCCTGAACGAACTCGGCCTCGTCGAGCGCTGCAATCCGCTTCTCAGCGCCTCGAAAGGCTCCTACCAGACCCGCATCGACGGGCTCTCCCTCTCGGTCGACGAGAGCGGTATCGGCGTCCAGCAGGGTCCCAGCGACTCCAAACTCGACGCGATGGAGACGGTGCTCGACGTCGTGGACGTCCAGCACGTGAACTACGACGCCGAGGAGGACCTCGTCGACGTGCAGTTCAAACTCGACCCCGAACTGTTCGAGACGTTCATGCGCGTCTACAGCAGAAAGCGCGACCGCTAGCTTCGGTCGAGCCCTTTCTCTTTTCCCCTCACCGGGAGACGCGCGGCGTGGCCCCCCACGTCCGCGCACCGTTCTTCGACAGCGAAAGTCGCAGGATAGTCAACGGTCTGCGCCGACCGCACCGATCCTCAGCGGTCTCTCGTAACCGACTCGCCCGGCATCACGGTCGCCTCCGGCGACAGCACGACGCCGGCGTTGAGGCTGCTGTTGATACCCGTCTTCACGCCGTCGCCCACGATGACGCCGAGTTTCCGGCGGCCCGTGTCCACGCGGCGTTCCTTCACCGTCAGCGTCACCGTCTCGCCGTCGTGGCGGAGGTTGGCGACTTTCGTCCCCGCGCCGAAGTTCACGTCGCGGCCGAGGACGCTATCGCCCACGTACGACAGGTGGCCGACCGTCGCGCCCGCCATGAGGATGCTGTTTTTCACCTCGACGGCGTGGCCCACCTTCGCGTTCGGTCCGACGACCGTCGCGCCGCGGACGTAGGCGTTCGGCCCGACTGACGCGCCGGACCGGACGAGCGCCGGACCGTCGATGACGACGCCCGAGCGTACCACCGCGCCCTCCTCGACGACGACCGGACCGTTCAGTTCGGCGTCCTCGCTCACCTCGCCGTCGACGCGCGTCTCCACCTCTTCGAGTTTCCACTCGTTTGCTTCTAACAGCTCCCACGGTCGGCCGACGTCGAGCCACCGGTCGAACGCGACGGGCCGTACCTCGTAGGACTCACACGCCCGCGAGAGCACGTCGGTCAGTTCGAGTTCGCCGCGCTCGGACGCCTCCACGTCGAACAGCCACTCGTGGGCCTCCTCGGGGAACACGTACGCTCCGGCGTTGATGAGGTTCGACGGCGGGTCGCTCGGCTTCTCGACGACGCCCGTGACGTTGCCTTCGTCGTCGGTCTCCAGCACGCCGTAGGACGTCGGGTCGTCCACCTCGAAGGACCCCACTGCGGGGCCGCTGTCGTAGAGGTCCGAAAGCGACGGGACGTCGTAGAGCGCGTCGCCGTTCAGAACGGCGAACGACCCGCCTTCGAGCACCTCCAGCGCCGACCGGACGGCGTCGGCGGTTCCGAGTTGCTCCTCCTGCACCGCGTACTCGACCGGCACACCGGCGTACTCCTCGCCGAAGAACGAGCGCACGTCGTCGGCCTCGTACCCGACGACGATGACGAGTTCCGTCGCACCGGCCTCGACGGCGGCGTCGACGGTGTGCGCGACGAGGGGTTTTCCGGCCACGGGGAGCATCGGTTTGGGCCGCGAATCGGTCAGCGGCCACATTCGCGTGCCAACGCCGGCGGCTAAGACTACAGTCTGCATACGGCCTCCTACGAGGGAGCACGGAAAATCTATTTGTTTGCTACGCGGGACCGCCGTCCGGTTAGGTCGCGTCTACGGCGTCCATGACCAGTTCGAGCGCCACGCGCGAACGCCCCTCCGAGATGAGCGTCCACGCGCTGTCGGCCACCTGGTCGTTGATCCGTCCCGACTGCTCGAGACCGGTCACGATGCTGGGCACTTCGCTCTCGTACCACTCCGCGGACGCGCCGTCCGCCACGTCGAGACTCCCGGCGTAGCTCCGGTCGTTCGGGGTACTCACTGCCGGCACCTCGCACCGCGACCGAACACAGCGTTCTGGTCCATGAATGATGTACACTATCTTCCCACATAGTTACCCGCCCGAACATTCGCTTAACACCAGCCTAGTAATTTCAAAGAGTTCGTCAGTTGCTATTTATATTCTGAGCGATGAACAGAATTGTGAGACGCCTCGAAGTGCCTGCCGCACCCGGGCGAGGACGCCCACCGCGTCCGAAATTCGGTTCGGTCGACGCGGATACGTCTCGATACCGGGGAAAAACTCGTATCGAGCGGGTGCCGTCACCCGCTTCGATCGCAGTCTGGACACAGCGTCGTTACGGAGAGAGCCATCGTTCCGGTCACCTGTCGGGAAACCGGCGCGCCGCACTGCGTACAACGCGGTTGGCTCGTATCGCCTTGAGTCATCGCGTCCCATCCTACACCCTCACACGGTATGGTTATAGGGACACTGCGACAGCCCGGATTACCTCGTTCTTTTCTGACTATTCCACCACTCGATAGAAGTCTTCGAACCGGTTGACTCCTCCTCTGACAATCTCCCTCGCCGACCGTTCGACAATCCTGAAAACAACTCTCGGTCGTTCGACGGAGAGTTTAAACGGGCCACTTAGGAGAGCTAAATCAGGAGTTGAGAGGCTCCACGAGCGTTCATTTCGCCGCCGCCCCGGTCACACCGAACAGACGAGTTCTCGGGTCCTCGACCGGACGACTCCCGCCCTCGTTCGGTGCGCTCTCGGTTGACTGTCGCGCGGCCGTCTCCGACTCTCCTCTTCGTTCGGTCCAAGAAGTACTATCCCGATGACCGGCGCTCTATATCTCTGAGAATACATTCAATAACAACTGTATGTCTGTAAGGGTAATCATTCGAGATCTGATTAGAGGACGAACCCGAGGAGGGCCGAACCCGTACGCTGGTCCGGGATGACCGACTACGAGGCACAAACGGCTACGCCGTCAGTCGGCAGTCTCAGGTGACGCGTCGAGGAGTACTCACCGCACGATATAACGCATCTCCAAGGGGGAGAACGGTGCTCCGAAGCGATGCGTCCCGCAAAACACCGGATTCGACTCCGTGCAGTGTCCCGTTCGTGGTCCGGGGGCGACGGACGGCGCCGGTATCGAGTGTACGGAATGCGGAACGACTCTCCGCGGTCGTCTCGGTCCGGTGCCGTCGTCCCGTCTCCGGACGCGCGCCCTGTATACTCCCGGCCGGATTGCCGAACGGTCGGAAACGGAGACCATCTAAAGAGTTATTACGTCTCGTGACACACGCTAACACGATGCTACGACTCGCGTCCCGTCCGCTCGCTCGCCTCTTCGGCCGCACCGACTCCGGGCCGGAACCGTGTCCGTCGTGCGGGTTGCTCCTCGGGAGGGGAGGGAACGCCTCGTACCACTGCGACGTGTACGGCGCCGCGCGCGTCGAACGCTGTCCGGAGTGCGAGGAGACGCTGTCGGTCCGCTCTATCGTCCCCACGACCGTCTGACTCGAACGCGGCGCGAAGGCCTTTTTCGAACCGCTACTCGTCGCCGACGCCGTGCTGGACGAACACCGTCTTCCTGTTCACGAACTCGTGGATACCCTCGACGCCGAGTTCGCGCCCGTATCCCGACTGTTTTATACCGCCGAACGGGAGACGGGGGTCTGACTTCGTGAGTTCGTTGACGAACACCGCGCCGGACTCGACGTTCGCGGCCACCTCCTTGCCGCGTTCGAGGTCCTCGGTCCAGACGCTTCCGCCGAGTCCGTACTGCGAGTCGTTCGCCAGTTCGATGGCCTCCTCCTCGCTCTCGACGCGGAAGACGGAGGCGACGGGGCCGAACAGTTCCTCGCATCCGCCGG
Coding sequences within it:
- a CDS encoding ArsR/SmtB family transcription factor, whose product is MAASTHWVASSSLLLEEVESDDLLDALGDEVAREILVAGKEGPVTAEELADSCGVSESTIYRRLDRLNELGLVERCNPLLSASKGSYQTRIDGLSLSVDESGIGVQQGPSDSKLDAMETVLDVVDVQHVNYDAEEDLVDVQFKLDPELFETFMRVYSRKRDR
- the glmU gene encoding bifunctional sugar-1-phosphate nucleotidylyltransferase/acetyltransferase, whose translation is MQTVVLAAGVGTRMWPLTDSRPKPMLPVAGKPLVAHTVDAAVEAGATELVIVVGYEADDVRSFFGEEYAGVPVEYAVQEEQLGTADAVRSALEVLEGGSFAVLNGDALYDVPSLSDLYDSGPAVGSFEVDDPTSYGVLETDDEGNVTGVVEKPSDPPSNLINAGAYVFPEEAHEWLFDVEASERGELELTDVLSRACESYEVRPVAFDRWLDVGRPWELLEANEWKLEEVETRVDGEVSEDAELNGPVVVEEGAVVRSGVVIDGPALVRSGASVGPNAYVRGATVVGPNAKVGHAVEVKNSILMAGATVGHLSYVGDSVLGRDVNFGAGTKVANLRHDGETVTLTVKERRVDTGRRKLGVIVGDGVKTGINSSLNAGVVLSPEATVMPGESVTRDR
- the glmS gene encoding glutamine--fructose-6-phosphate transaminase (isomerizing), translated to MCGITACIGQDDSVEPLLNGLQKLEYRGYDSAGVAVKNGSKIQLDKKVGEVSELVASIESDPISGNLGIGHTRWATHGGVTDDNAHPHTDESGRVAVVHNGIIGNYQSLRKELESRGHVFASDTDTEVVPHLIEEELNNGATAEEAFRSAIARLSGTYAIAAIVGDDEAIYATRSGSPLCLGIGPGQYFLASDVPAFVQHTDQVVYLHDGDFVAIEPDGYEITDGAGRSVSREVQRVEWSAETASKGGYEHFMLKEIHEQPGSLRNTIHGRLNALTGTVELDEFPPESFADVDQVQFVGMGTSYHAAMYASSMLSSRGVPAYAFQAGEYGLVRPPVTEGTLVIAVTQSGETADTLDAIRRAQSAGADTVAVTNTVGSSVTRECDDTLLIRAGPEIGVAATKTFCSQVTALSLLGERLVEDITGTRTSDGRDLVEALSRLPGHVQEILDTSVAPALAQELEDSDSYFFIGRGIGHSAALEGALKFKEITYEHAEGFAASELKHGPLALVTPNTPVFALFTGFEDEATLSSMKEVQARGAPVIAVTSKTDSEIAEFADYVLSIPETHPDVAGIPASVQLQLVAYHAADLLDRPIDKPRNLAKSVTVH